From one Salmo salar chromosome ssa09, Ssal_v3.1, whole genome shotgun sequence genomic stretch:
- the LOC106612486 gene encoding CLK4-associating serine/arginine rich protein isoform X1: MWQEARKHERKLRGMMVDYKRRGERRREYYEKIKKDPAQFLQVHGRAYKIHLDSAVALAAESPINMMPWQGDANNMIDRFDVRAHLDFILTYTPPLLNTATPEQESEERKCNYERYRGLVQNDFASISEEQCLYQIQMDELYGGLQRPNEDEKKKLAKEKATIGYTYEDSTVTKPGEEEEKGEEEDSDNSESEDDEGIPDIDVEVDVDELNTEQELDLNKMATPYGMAEGDFVRMLRKDKDELEAIKHAKALEAEKAMYSGRRSRRQRREFREKRLKGRQISPPSYARRDSPTYDPYKRPQSESSSESRSHSRSPGPEKITFITSFGGSDEEAAAATQAPPPVHTPANSLHHPAGHSRGSRRRRSSSSPSSSTHSSTHRSSSRSSSHSRRDRRRGGGRDRRHSRSRSRRRSDSRSRGRGANGGGRGGSRRRYDRTQSRSNDRDGDRERDRERDRDVGRRFAARRRTRSRSNSRQGDRTRQGGGGRTSGGHQRGVSSSSPSPSQSPQPSCTPSPSHRGGPPSATALCDKLRKPDTPGGKETGAAKPRMTPQEKLKIRMQKALNRQSKADKKAAQAKVTQQENKRAEREGELRAMARKIRMKERERREKERDEWERQYGRQSHSPSPSKYGRDHSSSRRRSRSRSRSPYYRY; this comes from the exons ATGTGGCAGGAGGCCCGCAAACATGAGCGCAAGCTGCGCGGCATGATGGTGGACTACAAACGCCGCGGCGAGCGCCGGCGAGAGTACTACGAGAAGATC AAAAAGGACCCGGCTCAGTTCCTGCAGGTTCACGGCCGGGCCTATAAGATCCATCTGGACTCGGCCGTGGCGCTCGCCGCAGAAAGCCCCATCAACAT GATGCCCTGGCAGGGAGACGCCAACAACATGATTGACAGGTTTGATGTGagggcacacctggacttcatacTCACCTACACCCCTCCGCTCCTCAACACAGC CACCCCAGAACAGGAGTCGGAGGAGAGGAAGTGCAACTATGAGCGTTACAGAGGCCTAGTGCAGAATGACTTTGCCAGCA TCTCTGAGGAGCAGTGTTTGTACCAGATCCAAATGGACGAGCTCTATGGTGGCCTGCAGAGGCCAAATGAGGACGAGAAGAAAAA gcttgccaaggAGAAGGCCACCATTGGCTACACGTACGAGGACAGTACTGTTACGAAGCCtggggaggaagaagagaaaggggaggaggaggactctGACAACAGCGAATCAGAGGACGACGAGGGTATTCCAGACATTG acgtGGAGGTGGACGTTGACGAGCTCAACACGGAGCAGGAGTTGGATCTGAACAAGATGGCCACTCCATATGGAATGGCAGAGGGAGATTTTGTCAG GATGCTGAGGAAAGACAAGGATGAGCTGGAGGCCATTAAACATGCCAAGGCTCTGGAGGCAGAGAAGGCCATGTACTCG GGCCGTCGCTCTCGCAGACAGAGGAGGGAGTTCAGAGAGAAGAGACTGAAGGGCAGACAGATCAGCCCACCCAG CTATGCCAGGAGAGACAGCCCAACCTACGATCCCTACAAACG gcCCCAGTCGGAGTCCAGTTCGGAGTCGCGGTCCCACTCTCGTTCCCCGGGCCCAGAGAAGATCACCTTCATCACCAGCTTCGGAGGCAGTGATGAGGAGGCTGCCGCTGCAACTCAAGCTCCACCCCCTGTCCACACCCCCGCCAACTCGCTGCACCACCCCGCAGGTCATAGCAGGGGCTCCCG CAGACGGCGCTCTTCCTCCAGCCCTTCCTCTTCCACCCACTCTTCCACTCATCGCTCCTCCTCTCGTTCCTCCTCTCACTCACGCCGCGACAGACGccgtggaggagggagggacagacggcATTCCCGCTCCCGGTCGAGGCGGCGCTCCGACTCGCGGTCCCGGGGTAGAGGAGCCaacggaggaggaagaggggggtcACGGAGGAGATACGACCGGACACAGTCCCGCTCCAATGACCGAGATGGAGAccgggagagggacagggagcgaGACAGGGACGTGGGACGTCGCTTCGCAGCACGCAGACGCACACG GTCCCGCTCTAACTCTCGGCAGGGGGACCGTACCAGGCAGGGGGGTGGGGGGCGGACTTCAGGAGGCCATCAGAGGGGGGTCAGCAGCAGCAGTCCTAGCCCCTCCCAATCCCCCCAGCCCAGCTGTACCCCTTCCCCCTCACACAGAGGAGGCCCGCCCTCTGCCACTGCACTCTGTGACAAGCTGAGAAA gcCTGATACTCCGGGTGGTAAAGAGACGGGAGCTGCCAAA CCCAGGATGACCCCGCAGGAGAAGCTGAAGATACGCATGCAGAAGGCCCTCAACAGGCAGT CCAAGGCGGATAAGAAAGCAGCCCAGGCGAAAGTCACTCAGCAGGAAAATAAGCGAGCG GAGCGTGAGGGAGAGCTCAGAGCCATGGCACGCAAGATCCGCATGAa ggagcGTGAGCGtcgggagaaagagagggacgagTGGGAGAGACAGTACGGACGACAAAGCCACTCGCCCTCCCCATCTAAATATG gtcgTGACCACAGCTCATCCAGAAG GAGGTCCCGTTCCCGGTCGAGGAGTCCATATTACCGATACTAA
- the LOC106612486 gene encoding CLK4-associating serine/arginine rich protein isoform X2 translates to MWQEARKHERKLRGMMVDYKRRGERRREYYEKIKKDPAQFLQVHGRAYKIHLDSAVALAAESPINMMPWQGDANNMIDRFDVRAHLDFILTYTPPLLNTATPEQESEERKCNYERYRGLVQNDFASISEEQCLYQIQMDELYGGLQRPNEDEKKKLAKEKATIGYTYEDSTVTKPGEEEEKGEEEDSDNSESEDDEGIPDIDVEVDVDELNTEQELDLNKMATPYGMAEGDFVRMLRKDKDELEAIKHAKALEAEKAMYSGRRSRRQRREFREKRLKGRQISPPSYARRDSPTYDPYKRPQSESSSESRSHSRSPGPEKITFITSFGGSDEEAAAATQAPPPVHTPANSLHHPAGHSRGSRRRSSSSPSSSTHSSTHRSSSRSSSHSRRDRRRGGGRDRRHSRSRSRRRSDSRSRGRGANGGGRGGSRRRYDRTQSRSNDRDGDRERDRERDRDVGRRFAARRRTRSRSNSRQGDRTRQGGGGRTSGGHQRGVSSSSPSPSQSPQPSCTPSPSHRGGPPSATALCDKLRKPDTPGGKETGAAKPRMTPQEKLKIRMQKALNRQSKADKKAAQAKVTQQENKRAEREGELRAMARKIRMKERERREKERDEWERQYGRQSHSPSPSKYGRDHSSSRRRSRSRSRSPYYRY, encoded by the exons ATGTGGCAGGAGGCCCGCAAACATGAGCGCAAGCTGCGCGGCATGATGGTGGACTACAAACGCCGCGGCGAGCGCCGGCGAGAGTACTACGAGAAGATC AAAAAGGACCCGGCTCAGTTCCTGCAGGTTCACGGCCGGGCCTATAAGATCCATCTGGACTCGGCCGTGGCGCTCGCCGCAGAAAGCCCCATCAACAT GATGCCCTGGCAGGGAGACGCCAACAACATGATTGACAGGTTTGATGTGagggcacacctggacttcatacTCACCTACACCCCTCCGCTCCTCAACACAGC CACCCCAGAACAGGAGTCGGAGGAGAGGAAGTGCAACTATGAGCGTTACAGAGGCCTAGTGCAGAATGACTTTGCCAGCA TCTCTGAGGAGCAGTGTTTGTACCAGATCCAAATGGACGAGCTCTATGGTGGCCTGCAGAGGCCAAATGAGGACGAGAAGAAAAA gcttgccaaggAGAAGGCCACCATTGGCTACACGTACGAGGACAGTACTGTTACGAAGCCtggggaggaagaagagaaaggggaggaggaggactctGACAACAGCGAATCAGAGGACGACGAGGGTATTCCAGACATTG acgtGGAGGTGGACGTTGACGAGCTCAACACGGAGCAGGAGTTGGATCTGAACAAGATGGCCACTCCATATGGAATGGCAGAGGGAGATTTTGTCAG GATGCTGAGGAAAGACAAGGATGAGCTGGAGGCCATTAAACATGCCAAGGCTCTGGAGGCAGAGAAGGCCATGTACTCG GGCCGTCGCTCTCGCAGACAGAGGAGGGAGTTCAGAGAGAAGAGACTGAAGGGCAGACAGATCAGCCCACCCAG CTATGCCAGGAGAGACAGCCCAACCTACGATCCCTACAAACG gcCCCAGTCGGAGTCCAGTTCGGAGTCGCGGTCCCACTCTCGTTCCCCGGGCCCAGAGAAGATCACCTTCATCACCAGCTTCGGAGGCAGTGATGAGGAGGCTGCCGCTGCAACTCAAGCTCCACCCCCTGTCCACACCCCCGCCAACTCGCTGCACCACCCCGCAGGTCATAGCAGGGGCTCCCG ACGGCGCTCTTCCTCCAGCCCTTCCTCTTCCACCCACTCTTCCACTCATCGCTCCTCCTCTCGTTCCTCCTCTCACTCACGCCGCGACAGACGccgtggaggagggagggacagacggcATTCCCGCTCCCGGTCGAGGCGGCGCTCCGACTCGCGGTCCCGGGGTAGAGGAGCCaacggaggaggaagaggggggtcACGGAGGAGATACGACCGGACACAGTCCCGCTCCAATGACCGAGATGGAGAccgggagagggacagggagcgaGACAGGGACGTGGGACGTCGCTTCGCAGCACGCAGACGCACACG GTCCCGCTCTAACTCTCGGCAGGGGGACCGTACCAGGCAGGGGGGTGGGGGGCGGACTTCAGGAGGCCATCAGAGGGGGGTCAGCAGCAGCAGTCCTAGCCCCTCCCAATCCCCCCAGCCCAGCTGTACCCCTTCCCCCTCACACAGAGGAGGCCCGCCCTCTGCCACTGCACTCTGTGACAAGCTGAGAAA gcCTGATACTCCGGGTGGTAAAGAGACGGGAGCTGCCAAA CCCAGGATGACCCCGCAGGAGAAGCTGAAGATACGCATGCAGAAGGCCCTCAACAGGCAGT CCAAGGCGGATAAGAAAGCAGCCCAGGCGAAAGTCACTCAGCAGGAAAATAAGCGAGCG GAGCGTGAGGGAGAGCTCAGAGCCATGGCACGCAAGATCCGCATGAa ggagcGTGAGCGtcgggagaaagagagggacgagTGGGAGAGACAGTACGGACGACAAAGCCACTCGCCCTCCCCATCTAAATATG gtcgTGACCACAGCTCATCCAGAAG GAGGTCCCGTTCCCGGTCGAGGAGTCCATATTACCGATACTAA
- the LOC106612486 gene encoding CLK4-associating serine/arginine rich protein isoform X3: protein MWQEARKHERKLRGMMVDYKRRGERRREYYEKIKKDPAQFLQVHGRAYKIHLDSAVALAAESPINMMPWQGDANNMIDRFDVRAHLDFILTYTPPLLNTATPEQESEERKCNYERYRGLVQNDFASISEEQCLYQIQMDELYGGLQRPNEDEKKKLAKEKATIGYTYEDSTVTKPGEEEEKGEEEDSDNSESEDDEGIPDIDVEVDVDELNTEQELDLNKMATPYGMAEGDFVRMLRKDKDELEAIKHAKALEAEKAMYSGRRSRRQRREFREKRLKGRQISPPSYARRDSPTYDPYKRPQSESSSESRSHSRSPGPEKITFITSFGGSDEEAAAATQAPPPVHTPANSLHHPAGHSRGSRRRGGGRDRRHSRSRSRRRSDSRSRGRGANGGGRGGSRRRYDRTQSRSNDRDGDRERDRERDRDVGRRFAARRRTRSRSNSRQGDRTRQGGGGRTSGGHQRGVSSSSPSPSQSPQPSCTPSPSHRGGPPSATALCDKLRKPDTPGGKETGAAKPRMTPQEKLKIRMQKALNRQSKADKKAAQAKVTQQENKRAEREGELRAMARKIRMKERERREKERDEWERQYGRQSHSPSPSKYGRDHSSSRRRSRSRSRSPYYRY, encoded by the exons ATGTGGCAGGAGGCCCGCAAACATGAGCGCAAGCTGCGCGGCATGATGGTGGACTACAAACGCCGCGGCGAGCGCCGGCGAGAGTACTACGAGAAGATC AAAAAGGACCCGGCTCAGTTCCTGCAGGTTCACGGCCGGGCCTATAAGATCCATCTGGACTCGGCCGTGGCGCTCGCCGCAGAAAGCCCCATCAACAT GATGCCCTGGCAGGGAGACGCCAACAACATGATTGACAGGTTTGATGTGagggcacacctggacttcatacTCACCTACACCCCTCCGCTCCTCAACACAGC CACCCCAGAACAGGAGTCGGAGGAGAGGAAGTGCAACTATGAGCGTTACAGAGGCCTAGTGCAGAATGACTTTGCCAGCA TCTCTGAGGAGCAGTGTTTGTACCAGATCCAAATGGACGAGCTCTATGGTGGCCTGCAGAGGCCAAATGAGGACGAGAAGAAAAA gcttgccaaggAGAAGGCCACCATTGGCTACACGTACGAGGACAGTACTGTTACGAAGCCtggggaggaagaagagaaaggggaggaggaggactctGACAACAGCGAATCAGAGGACGACGAGGGTATTCCAGACATTG acgtGGAGGTGGACGTTGACGAGCTCAACACGGAGCAGGAGTTGGATCTGAACAAGATGGCCACTCCATATGGAATGGCAGAGGGAGATTTTGTCAG GATGCTGAGGAAAGACAAGGATGAGCTGGAGGCCATTAAACATGCCAAGGCTCTGGAGGCAGAGAAGGCCATGTACTCG GGCCGTCGCTCTCGCAGACAGAGGAGGGAGTTCAGAGAGAAGAGACTGAAGGGCAGACAGATCAGCCCACCCAG CTATGCCAGGAGAGACAGCCCAACCTACGATCCCTACAAACG gcCCCAGTCGGAGTCCAGTTCGGAGTCGCGGTCCCACTCTCGTTCCCCGGGCCCAGAGAAGATCACCTTCATCACCAGCTTCGGAGGCAGTGATGAGGAGGCTGCCGCTGCAACTCAAGCTCCACCCCCTGTCCACACCCCCGCCAACTCGCTGCACCACCCCGCAGGTCATAGCAGGGGCTCCCG ACGccgtggaggagggagggacagacggcATTCCCGCTCCCGGTCGAGGCGGCGCTCCGACTCGCGGTCCCGGGGTAGAGGAGCCaacggaggaggaagaggggggtcACGGAGGAGATACGACCGGACACAGTCCCGCTCCAATGACCGAGATGGAGAccgggagagggacagggagcgaGACAGGGACGTGGGACGTCGCTTCGCAGCACGCAGACGCACACG GTCCCGCTCTAACTCTCGGCAGGGGGACCGTACCAGGCAGGGGGGTGGGGGGCGGACTTCAGGAGGCCATCAGAGGGGGGTCAGCAGCAGCAGTCCTAGCCCCTCCCAATCCCCCCAGCCCAGCTGTACCCCTTCCCCCTCACACAGAGGAGGCCCGCCCTCTGCCACTGCACTCTGTGACAAGCTGAGAAA gcCTGATACTCCGGGTGGTAAAGAGACGGGAGCTGCCAAA CCCAGGATGACCCCGCAGGAGAAGCTGAAGATACGCATGCAGAAGGCCCTCAACAGGCAGT CCAAGGCGGATAAGAAAGCAGCCCAGGCGAAAGTCACTCAGCAGGAAAATAAGCGAGCG GAGCGTGAGGGAGAGCTCAGAGCCATGGCACGCAAGATCCGCATGAa ggagcGTGAGCGtcgggagaaagagagggacgagTGGGAGAGACAGTACGGACGACAAAGCCACTCGCCCTCCCCATCTAAATATG gtcgTGACCACAGCTCATCCAGAAG GAGGTCCCGTTCCCGGTCGAGGAGTCCATATTACCGATACTAA